A section of the Paenibacillus sp. genome encodes:
- a CDS encoding glycoside hydrolase family 2 TIM barrel-domain containing protein, which yields MLRAWGGGIVESDLFYRLCDEKGIMVYQEFPLCWGPIDSPHTDLGVLDRQVARSVKRLRNHPSLVMWGGGNENGPHGGADEGLFLVGRRCRLLDPSRPYHRTDPWGGSVHNWHVYHFGEPMDEATLAMPSVFYGEYGIPSMTNRSSTLKYVPADALEQWPPTEESRGLLAHSHQFSLKDTIKVMRYGAYGPIRGWDDYTYYSQTAQGDTLRFTAEVQRAGANRAKSGFWYYKFSDLFPGHSWAVVDYYGTPKLSYYRAMQVCRPRNVFATYTKMNGWTAGETFEAAIHAANETREPLAGAIVAATLYGSGLQELASRRYDGVTLEANAVREIGRLAVPLTETSEIEPFLLAVSLRAADGTPIADQWYWFNAQKKSEELLAFERSHRHNDNEYPGDEARQAFELYANIADAPLHRLPATRLAWSIERGAAGGAIRIRNVGEVPAVRVVVDGFPDDWDCYLADNDFGLLPGEARALAFEAGDGASLDGVTVGALNAERTAASAGTEAK from the coding sequence ATGCTGCGCGCTTGGGGCGGCGGCATCGTCGAATCGGACTTGTTTTACCGCCTTTGCGACGAGAAGGGCATCATGGTGTACCAGGAGTTCCCGCTCTGCTGGGGGCCGATCGATTCGCCGCACACCGATCTCGGCGTCCTCGACCGCCAAGTCGCCCGCTCGGTCAAGCGGCTTCGCAACCATCCGTCGCTCGTCATGTGGGGCGGCGGCAACGAGAACGGCCCGCACGGCGGCGCGGACGAAGGGCTGTTCCTCGTCGGGCGGCGCTGCCGGCTGCTCGACCCGTCGCGGCCGTATCATCGGACCGACCCGTGGGGCGGCAGCGTGCATAACTGGCACGTGTATCATTTCGGCGAGCCGATGGACGAGGCGACGCTCGCGATGCCGTCCGTCTTCTACGGCGAATATGGCATCCCGAGCATGACGAACCGGTCGAGCACGCTGAAATACGTGCCGGCGGACGCGCTCGAGCAGTGGCCGCCGACCGAAGAAAGCCGCGGCCTGCTTGCGCATTCGCATCAATTCAGCTTGAAGGATACGATCAAGGTGATGCGTTACGGCGCCTACGGCCCGATCCGCGGCTGGGACGATTACACGTATTACTCGCAAACGGCGCAGGGCGACACGCTCCGCTTTACGGCAGAGGTGCAGCGCGCGGGCGCGAACAGGGCGAAGTCGGGGTTTTGGTACTATAAATTTTCCGACCTGTTCCCGGGCCACTCGTGGGCGGTGGTCGACTACTACGGCACGCCGAAGCTGAGCTACTATCGAGCGATGCAGGTGTGCCGCCCGCGCAACGTATTCGCCACCTATACGAAAATGAACGGCTGGACCGCCGGCGAGACGTTCGAAGCGGCCATCCATGCCGCCAACGAAACGCGGGAGCCGCTCGCGGGCGCCATCGTCGCCGCGACGCTGTACGGGAGCGGGCTGCAGGAGCTGGCATCGCGCCGGTATGACGGCGTTACGCTGGAAGCGAACGCGGTGCGGGAGATCGGGCGCCTCGCCGTACCGCTGACGGAGACGAGCGAGATCGAGCCGTTCCTGCTCGCGGTGTCGCTCCGCGCGGCCGACGGCACGCCGATCGCCGACCAGTGGTATTGGTTCAACGCCCAGAAGAAAAGCGAGGAGCTGCTCGCATTCGAGCGGAGCCATCGCCATAACGACAACGAGTATCCGGGCGACGAGGCGCGGCAGGCGTTCGAGCTGTACGCGAACATCGCGGACGCGCCGCTGCATCGGCTCCCCGCCACGCGCCTTGCGTGGAGCATCGAGCGAGGCGCCGCGGGCGGCGCGATCCGCATTCGCAACGTCGGCGAGGTGCCCGCCGTCCGCGTCGTCGTCGACGGTTTCCCGGACGATTGGGACTGCTACCTCGCGGACAACGACTTCGGCCTGCTGCCCGGCGAAGCGCGCGCGCTCGCGTTCGAAGCGGGAGACGGCGCGTCGCTTGACGGCGTGACGGTAGGCGCATTGAACGCGGAGCGAACGGCCGCATCGGCCGGTACCGAGGCGAAATAA
- a CDS encoding sensor histidine kinase → MRPGPLRLRSKLLATYMLLTVVPMALLGYVTYAQYSSSIEEQIGEYMPRFLSQANANIEKHVDELSRLPDLLYNSEDIVAILRRVAYQSRSDLNRDQFTMTNYLTRTFLNGNYDDVIGVFVFSNGRLFASAKTEYTGLDEAASTPAAEAALPGEEPEGILLPSEAGLRFENDQPYFLIKQQIEDFDNRRNLGTVYIAVDLSYLEEVLRDFEPNVRADLWITDADGERIYHSHAELIGTVDADMRDYPIRNGSFRTSAQGEPRLMSLSESKRYGWVLVHSIPLRYLTERTDLVRNVTILVFIAIVLITLALSVYVSSRVTHPLRQLSRLMKEVEMGNFQVDLKPASNDEVGALARSFNSMIATIRELIDRNYRIEIRQKEAELYALQSQINPHFMYNTLETILTAVEEGDNDAVVEMVTMLGRMLRFSVGNKTKYVMIAEEVQHVRDYLTIQQFRFEERLRFDIQLGGNGDEQRVAALYTPKFILQPIVENSIKYGLEARRGVCVRLRAEREFNARSGAEDIVFRIHDDGPGMPPERLAAVEETLRSGAPSGQDSGFGLANVHARLGMMLGAEYGLQLDSVEGKGTEVIVRIPAIPVPHQDRTEDAGGEGRTA, encoded by the coding sequence ATGCGTCCCGGTCCGCTGCGGCTTCGCTCCAAGCTTCTCGCGACGTACATGCTGCTCACGGTCGTACCGATGGCGCTGCTCGGCTACGTCACGTACGCGCAATATTCGTCGTCCATCGAGGAGCAGATCGGCGAATATATGCCGAGGTTTTTGTCGCAGGCGAACGCGAATATCGAGAAGCACGTCGACGAGCTGTCGCGGCTGCCGGATTTGCTGTACAATTCCGAAGACATCGTGGCGATTTTGCGGCGCGTCGCGTACCAAAGCCGGTCGGACCTCAACCGCGATCAGTTCACGATGACGAACTATTTGACGCGCACGTTCCTCAACGGCAATTACGACGACGTCATCGGCGTCTTCGTGTTTTCGAACGGCCGGCTGTTCGCGAGCGCGAAGACAGAGTATACGGGTTTGGACGAGGCCGCCTCGACGCCCGCCGCGGAAGCCGCACTGCCGGGGGAGGAGCCGGAGGGCATTCTGCTGCCGAGCGAGGCGGGGCTTCGGTTCGAGAACGATCAGCCGTATTTTCTGATCAAGCAGCAGATCGAGGACTTCGACAACCGGCGCAACCTGGGCACGGTGTACATCGCCGTCGACCTGTCGTACCTCGAAGAGGTGCTTCGCGATTTCGAGCCGAACGTGCGGGCCGACCTGTGGATCACGGACGCGGACGGCGAACGCATTTACCATTCGCATGCGGAGCTGATCGGCACGGTCGACGCCGACATGCGCGATTACCCGATCCGCAACGGCAGCTTCCGGACGTCGGCGCAGGGCGAGCCGCGCCTGATGAGCCTCAGCGAGTCGAAGCGGTACGGCTGGGTGCTCGTGCACAGCATTCCGCTCAGGTATTTGACGGAGCGGACCGATCTCGTGCGGAACGTGACGATTCTGGTGTTCATCGCCATCGTCTTGATCACGCTGGCGCTGTCCGTCTACGTGTCGTCCCGCGTCACGCATCCGCTGCGGCAGCTGAGCCGGCTGATGAAGGAAGTCGAGATGGGCAATTTCCAGGTCGATCTGAAGCCGGCGAGCAACGACGAGGTCGGGGCGCTCGCCCGCAGCTTCAACTCGATGATCGCGACGATCCGGGAGCTGATCGACCGCAATTATCGCATCGAAATCCGGCAGAAGGAAGCGGAGCTGTACGCGCTGCAGTCGCAAATTAATCCGCACTTCATGTATAACACGCTCGAGACGATCCTGACGGCCGTCGAGGAAGGCGACAACGACGCCGTCGTCGAGATGGTGACTATGCTCGGCCGGATGCTTAGGTTTTCGGTCGGGAACAAAACGAAGTACGTGATGATCGCCGAGGAAGTGCAGCACGTGCGCGACTACTTGACGATTCAGCAGTTCCGGTTCGAGGAGCGTCTCCGCTTTGACATTCAGCTCGGCGGGAACGGAGACGAACAGCGCGTCGCCGCGCTGTATACGCCGAAGTTTATTCTGCAGCCGATCGTCGAGAATTCGATCAAGTACGGACTCGAAGCGCGCCGCGGCGTCTGCGTGCGGCTCCGCGCGGAGCGGGAATTCAACGCCCGTTCGGGGGCGGAAGACATCGTGTTCCGCATCCATGACGACGGGCCGGGCATGCCGCCGGAGCGGCTTGCGGCGGTGGAGGAGACGCTGCGCTCCGGCGCGCCGTCCGGCCAAGATTCCGGTTTCGGCCTCGCGAACGTGCATGCGCGCCTCGGCATGATGCTTGGCGCGGAATACGGTCTGCAGCTGGACAGCGTCGAAGGCAAGGGCACGGAAGTGATCGTCCGCATCCCGGCGATCCCCGTGCCGCATCAGGACCGGACGGAGGACGCCGGCGGGGAGGGAAGAACGGCATGA
- a CDS encoding autoinducer 2 ABC transporter substrate-binding protein, with protein sequence MRMLWMGAALLAAIFVSGCNLRPFAEKYEVIYSMETSGAAEATQNARKYTIALVPKVAGIPYFDVAADGAKEAALDLGVEVVYRGPEVADSEEQIEVIRGLIEESVDLLAVSANDPEKLLPVLAEARREGIRVMTWDADTAPAGREIFVNMVDPETLGRHLMDTLAWSTREEGEFAIMTGALSASNLNEWIEWIETQRRQYYPNMKLLAIEATDDDTEKAYEVAKRLLRDYPELDGIIGNSSVGPPAAAQAVKEAGKAGVVRVVGLSTPNVMREHLKEGSAQVATLWSPKKLGYLTVVLAKDYLDGKLPYDGQEVYKVGNIRVNGDMVIMGEPLDFTEDNVDQYDF encoded by the coding sequence ATGCGGATGCTATGGATGGGGGCGGCGCTGCTCGCCGCCATCTTCGTAAGCGGTTGCAATTTGCGGCCGTTCGCGGAAAAGTACGAGGTTATCTATTCGATGGAAACGAGCGGCGCGGCGGAGGCGACGCAGAACGCCCGGAAATATACGATCGCCCTCGTGCCGAAGGTGGCGGGCATTCCGTATTTCGACGTCGCGGCCGACGGGGCGAAGGAGGCGGCGCTCGATCTCGGCGTCGAGGTCGTGTACCGCGGTCCGGAGGTGGCGGACTCCGAGGAGCAGATCGAGGTGATCCGCGGGCTGATCGAGGAGTCGGTCGACCTGCTCGCGGTGTCGGCGAACGACCCGGAGAAGCTGCTGCCGGTGCTGGCGGAGGCGAGGCGCGAAGGGATCCGGGTCATGACGTGGGATGCGGACACCGCGCCGGCGGGCCGGGAAATTTTCGTCAACATGGTCGATCCGGAAACGCTGGGCCGCCATTTGATGGACACGCTCGCGTGGAGCACGCGGGAAGAGGGCGAGTTCGCGATTATGACGGGCGCGCTGTCCGCCTCGAATTTAAACGAATGGATCGAATGGATCGAGACGCAGCGTCGTCAATATTACCCGAACATGAAGCTGCTCGCGATCGAGGCGACGGACGATGACACGGAGAAAGCGTATGAGGTGGCGAAGCGGCTGCTGCGCGACTACCCGGAGCTCGACGGCATTATCGGCAATTCGTCCGTCGGTCCGCCGGCCGCGGCGCAAGCCGTCAAGGAAGCCGGCAAAGCGGGAGTCGTCCGCGTCGTCGGCTTGTCGACCCCGAACGTGATGCGGGAGCATCTGAAGGAAGGCAGCGCGCAGGTCGCCACGCTGTGGAGCCCGAAGAAGCTCGGGTATTTGACCGTCGTGCTGGCGAAGGATTATTTGGACGGCAAACTGCCCTACGACGGGCAAGAGGTGTACAAAGTCGGCAACATTCGGGTGAACGGGGACATGGTGATCATGGGAGAGCCGCTCGACTTCACGGAGGACAACGTGGATCAATATGATTTCTAA